The Vibrio tubiashii ATCC 19109 genome has a segment encoding these proteins:
- the trmH gene encoding tRNA (guanosine(18)-2'-O)-methyltransferase TrmH, whose translation MNLERYNRIQEVLKARQADLTLCLEEVHKPNNVSAVIRTADATGIHKIHAVWPNEMRTLSHTSAGARNWVDVETHDSIDEAITELKAQGMQVLVTNLSETAVDFRDIDYTKPTAIILGSEKVGASEQAKKLADQDIIVPMVGMVQSLNVSVASAVILYEAQRQREAAGMYDNEVSSVPEETIHRLLFERGHPVLAKVAKRKKLPYPPLDEQGQIIADDEWWAEMQKK comes from the coding sequence ATGAATTTAGAACGCTACAATCGAATCCAAGAAGTGTTAAAAGCACGCCAAGCTGACTTAACCCTTTGCCTAGAAGAAGTTCACAAGCCAAATAACGTATCTGCTGTTATCCGCACCGCCGATGCTACGGGTATTCACAAGATTCACGCAGTATGGCCAAATGAGATGCGCACACTGAGCCATACTTCTGCAGGTGCTCGTAACTGGGTTGACGTTGAAACCCATGACTCTATCGACGAGGCGATTACTGAGCTCAAAGCGCAAGGTATGCAGGTACTTGTGACTAATCTGTCTGAAACTGCAGTAGACTTCCGCGACATCGACTACACCAAACCGACAGCCATTATTCTCGGTAGTGAAAAAGTAGGCGCATCTGAGCAAGCCAAAAAGCTCGCTGACCAAGATATTATCGTCCCTATGGTCGGAATGGTGCAGTCTCTCAACGTCTCTGTAGCCAGTGCCGTCATCCTTTATGAAGCGCAACGCCAACGCGAAGCCGCTGGCATGTACGACAATGAAGTCAGTTCTGTACCAGAAGAAACCATCCACCGCCTACTGTTCGAACGCGGTCATCCGGTGCTAGCCAAAGTCGCCAAGCGTAAAAAGCTTCCTTACCCACCACTAGACGAACAAGGCCAGATCATCGCCGATGATGAATGGTGGGCAGAGATGCAGAAGAAGTAA